One stretch of Nicotiana tabacum cultivar K326 chromosome 18, ASM71507v2, whole genome shotgun sequence DNA includes these proteins:
- the LOC107832270 gene encoding uncharacterized protein LOC107832270 isoform X1 encodes MAKVAAAGPVHPSNALKFGGGGGSKVTATTVKRKTPSELRGEQLKRKNTTQPVDESSAPIGGSMSNGVFPGSKISDVSKNPRYVDTRVDELFPVRKNSIRLNLILRKENVKESFPAEQSGSIKKSSVPSAFPAENQQQLKFPESFLPSTVSGKDCATKTCSTSQRCNENTFRSVTELSLGGVDAHGLSTIDMDKALRGLATHEHQVASAKIAESSEPDGGSRSKIFSSELHVPCKMTPLDLTMKTNIRVVSASSINWFHRLINCGTGNVVARFTSSNCSTGQKMTCFSEMNSVSQAVNHWSLHSWMYPQSPLPPSVISTLTLSASMGGQLDFLSERQLAWQDSFRSLYYMLRKNVCSIFYVCTAQFVVMFTSSYSEENCICNAYISQSTRGLRSSLKEHDVSFSMPLCRSKLEELSTEELLELSEIEKQNLGQTRRRGAMSDVDNRPQSLLAFTGNENVHSLYDFLLNYRYFLTSLTGVDVPALYSRIPFENAAFTAPEVRCKEVRRIDQVAFQGMESNVPCEHNQQPSSGMCYSVEIKGRYLAPWVTSAICDAFSSNSTSFEASFITEPTSVGLNTCLSVSGKCSDPQVSATEALDNGSLCFGIPNTKLCAQINSAFLKGVKYFGGSYTASLSPV; translated from the exons ATGGCGAAGGTTGCTGCTGCGGGTCCCGTACATCCATCAAATGCACTTAAATTTGGTGGGGGTGGTGGTTCTAAGGTCACTGCCACCACAGTGAAACGAAAAACTCCATCTGAGTTACGC GGAGAGCAATTGAAGAGAAAGAATACTACACAACCCGTGGATGAATCATCAGCCCCAATTGGTGGCTCTATGAG CAATGGTGTTTTCCCGGGGTCCAAGATATCTGATGTATCGAAGAACCCAAGATATGTCGATACTCGTGTGGATGAGTTATTTCCTGTCAGAAAAAACAGCATCAGGctaaatttgattttgaggaAAGAAAATGTCAAG GAAAGTTTTCCAGCAGAGCAAAGTGGTAGTATTAAAAAATCTTCTGTGCCTTCAGCATTTCCTGCTGAGAATCAACAGCAATTGAAATT CCCAGAATCCTTTCTTCCTTCAACTGTAAGTGGAAAAGATTGTGCAACCAAAACTTGTAGCACAAGTCAAAGGTGCAATGAAAATACCTTCCGCAGCGTCACAGAGCTGTCACTGGGTGGTGTAGATGCACATGGCTTGTCTACTATTGATATG GATAAAGCCTTAAGAGGACTGGCTACCCATGAGCATCAAGTTGCTTCTGCTAAAATTGCTGAATCCTCTGAACCAGATGGTGGTTCAAGGTCAAAAATTTTCTCCTCAGAACTCCATGTCCCATGTAAGATGACCCCGTTGGATCTGACGATGAAAACTAATATACGAGTTGTGTCTGCATCTTCCATCAACTG GTTTCATAGATTGATCAATTGTGGCACCGGCAATGTGGTGGCGAGGTTTACATCCTCGAATTGTTCCACCGGTCAAAAGATGACCTGCTTTTCTGAAATGAATTCTGTTTCCCAAGCAGTTAATCATTGGTCATTGCATTCCTGGATGTATCCGCAGTCTCCTCTACCGCCTTCAGTTATATCAACTTTAACATTGTCTGCTTCAATGGGAG GGCAACTGGACTTTTTAAGCGAAAGGCAGCTAGCATGGCAGGATTCCTTTCGAAGTTTATATTACATGCTTCGGAAGAATGTTTGCAGCATCTTCTACG TCTGCACAGCTCAATTTGTGGTCATGTTCACCAGTTCTTATTCTGAGGAAAACTGCATTTGCAATGCATATATAtctcagtcaacccgtggttTGAGGTCATCACTCAAAGAACAT GATGTTTCTTTTTCTATGCCGCTTTGCCGCTCAAAATTGGAGGAACTTAGTACAGAAGAGCTGCTTGAGCTTTCAGAGATTGAGAAACAAAATCTGGGCCAG ACTAGGCGGCGGGGTGCAATGTCTGATGTGGATAACCGGCCCCAATCTCTGCTGGCATTCACTGGAAATGAGAATGTTCATTCTTTATATGATTTTCTACTGAACTATAG atatttcttaacttCTCTAACTGGTGTGGACGTCCCTGCGTTGTATTCACGTATCCCATTTGAGAATGCTGCATTCACTGCCCCTGAG GTCAGATGCAAGGAGGTCAGGAGAATTGATCAGGTAGCTTTTCAAGGAATGGAGTCAAATGTGCCTTGTGAGCATAATCAGCAACCATCTTCTGGGATGTGCTATAGTGTTGAAATTAAGGGTCGATACCTTGCCCCATGGGTAACCTCTGCTATATGTGATGCTTTCAGCTCTAACAGCACAAGTTTTGAGGCTAG TTTTATCACAGAACCTACTTCGGTTGGCTTGAATACTTGTCTCAGTGTTAGCGGGAAATGTTCTGATCCACAAGTTTCAGCAACTGAAGCCTTGGATAACGGTAGCCTCTGttttggtatcccaaataccAAATTGTGTGCCCAGATAAATTCTGCCTTTTTAAAGGGCGTGAAGTACTTTGGCGGTTCATATACTGCTTCTCTTTCACCTGTTTGA
- the LOC107832270 gene encoding uncharacterized protein LOC107832270 isoform X2 — protein MAKVAAAGPVHPSNALKFGGGGGSKVTATTVKRKTPSELRGEQLKRKNTTQPVDESSAPIGGSMSNGVFPGSKISDVSKNPRYVDTRVDELFPVRKNSIRLNLILRKENVKESFPAEQSGSIKKSSVPSAFPAENQQQLKFPESFLPSTVSGKDCATKTCSTSQRCNENTFRSVTELSLGGVDAHGLSTIDMDKALRGLATHEHQVASAKIAESSEPDGGSRSKIFSSELHVPCKMTPLDLTMKTNIRVVSASSINWFHRLINCGTGNVVARFTSSNCSTGQKMTCFSEMNSVSQAVNHWSLHSWMYPQSPLPPSVISTLTLSASMGGQLDFLSERQLAWQDSFRSLYYMLRKNVCSIFYVCTAQFVVMFTSSYSEENCICNAYISQSTRGLRSSLKEHDVSFSMPLCRSKLEELSTEELLELSEIEKQNLGQTRRRGAMSDVDNRPQSLLAFTGNENVHSLYDFLLNYRYFLTSLTGVDVPALYSRIPFENAAFTAPEVRCKEVRRIDQVAFQGMESNVPCEHNQQPSSGMCYSVEIKGRYLAPWVTSAICDAFSSNSTSFEARGYSLGW, from the exons ATGGCGAAGGTTGCTGCTGCGGGTCCCGTACATCCATCAAATGCACTTAAATTTGGTGGGGGTGGTGGTTCTAAGGTCACTGCCACCACAGTGAAACGAAAAACTCCATCTGAGTTACGC GGAGAGCAATTGAAGAGAAAGAATACTACACAACCCGTGGATGAATCATCAGCCCCAATTGGTGGCTCTATGAG CAATGGTGTTTTCCCGGGGTCCAAGATATCTGATGTATCGAAGAACCCAAGATATGTCGATACTCGTGTGGATGAGTTATTTCCTGTCAGAAAAAACAGCATCAGGctaaatttgattttgaggaAAGAAAATGTCAAG GAAAGTTTTCCAGCAGAGCAAAGTGGTAGTATTAAAAAATCTTCTGTGCCTTCAGCATTTCCTGCTGAGAATCAACAGCAATTGAAATT CCCAGAATCCTTTCTTCCTTCAACTGTAAGTGGAAAAGATTGTGCAACCAAAACTTGTAGCACAAGTCAAAGGTGCAATGAAAATACCTTCCGCAGCGTCACAGAGCTGTCACTGGGTGGTGTAGATGCACATGGCTTGTCTACTATTGATATG GATAAAGCCTTAAGAGGACTGGCTACCCATGAGCATCAAGTTGCTTCTGCTAAAATTGCTGAATCCTCTGAACCAGATGGTGGTTCAAGGTCAAAAATTTTCTCCTCAGAACTCCATGTCCCATGTAAGATGACCCCGTTGGATCTGACGATGAAAACTAATATACGAGTTGTGTCTGCATCTTCCATCAACTG GTTTCATAGATTGATCAATTGTGGCACCGGCAATGTGGTGGCGAGGTTTACATCCTCGAATTGTTCCACCGGTCAAAAGATGACCTGCTTTTCTGAAATGAATTCTGTTTCCCAAGCAGTTAATCATTGGTCATTGCATTCCTGGATGTATCCGCAGTCTCCTCTACCGCCTTCAGTTATATCAACTTTAACATTGTCTGCTTCAATGGGAG GGCAACTGGACTTTTTAAGCGAAAGGCAGCTAGCATGGCAGGATTCCTTTCGAAGTTTATATTACATGCTTCGGAAGAATGTTTGCAGCATCTTCTACG TCTGCACAGCTCAATTTGTGGTCATGTTCACCAGTTCTTATTCTGAGGAAAACTGCATTTGCAATGCATATATAtctcagtcaacccgtggttTGAGGTCATCACTCAAAGAACAT GATGTTTCTTTTTCTATGCCGCTTTGCCGCTCAAAATTGGAGGAACTTAGTACAGAAGAGCTGCTTGAGCTTTCAGAGATTGAGAAACAAAATCTGGGCCAG ACTAGGCGGCGGGGTGCAATGTCTGATGTGGATAACCGGCCCCAATCTCTGCTGGCATTCACTGGAAATGAGAATGTTCATTCTTTATATGATTTTCTACTGAACTATAG atatttcttaacttCTCTAACTGGTGTGGACGTCCCTGCGTTGTATTCACGTATCCCATTTGAGAATGCTGCATTCACTGCCCCTGAG GTCAGATGCAAGGAGGTCAGGAGAATTGATCAGGTAGCTTTTCAAGGAATGGAGTCAAATGTGCCTTGTGAGCATAATCAGCAACCATCTTCTGGGATGTGCTATAGTGTTGAAATTAAGGGTCGATACCTTGCCCCATGGGTAACCTCTGCTATATGTGATGCTTTCAGCTCTAACAGCACAAGTTTTGAGGCTAG GGGATATTCCTTGGGGTGGTAA